The following are encoded in a window of Atribacterota bacterium genomic DNA:
- the gyrB gene encoding DNA topoisomerase (ATP-hydrolyzing) subunit B, translating into MAKNISIDKMQYTAKQIQVLEGLEAVRKRPSMYIGSTGSRGLHHLVDEVVDNSIDEAMAGYCNKIKVIIHTDNSVTVIDDGRGIPVDIHSITNLPAVTTVLTKLHAGGKFGSGSYQVSGGLHGVGISVVNALSEWLEVTVSRDKKVYWQRFERGKPVSDLKVIDRTTKTGTKITYRSDSEIFDDITINFDIVAHRLKELAFLNAGVKIELIDERENDKNATFKYDGGIIEFVKYLNKNRDVLFSKPFYVSGKKDDIEVEIAIQYNTGYLENILSFANNINTEEGGTHLAGFKTALTKAINDYLKNDSIPNSKKYSLKGLEQGLSGNDVREGLTAVISVKLLNPQFEGQTKTKLGNNEVKGIVSSIVNDKLSTFFIENPDTIQKILAKSISAYKAREAARRARELVRQKNGFSLGALPGKLADCSERDPFHRELFLVEGDSAGGSAKQGRDRKFQAILPLRGKILNVEKARLHKILTNNEIKAIITASGLQIGDDNELDLSQLRYHKIIIMTDADVDGEHIKTLLLTLFYRYMRPLVEKGKVFIARPPLYKLSYNQKNEYFFNEEEMQKKIKELKGNYTIQRYKGLGEMNPIQLWETTMNPETRVLKRVELEDALEADEMFTILMGGKVEPRKEFIYQHSAEVVELDV; encoded by the coding sequence ATGGCTAAAAATATATCTATTGATAAAATGCAATATACTGCAAAGCAAATTCAGGTCCTAGAAGGACTGGAGGCAGTAAGAAAAAGACCCAGTATGTATATTGGTAGTACTGGTAGTCGCGGTTTACATCATCTAGTAGATGAAGTTGTGGATAATAGCATTGACGAAGCAATGGCAGGATATTGTAATAAAATAAAGGTGATTATTCATACTGATAATAGTGTTACCGTAATTGATGATGGTCGCGGAATACCGGTAGATATACATAGCATTACTAATTTGCCTGCCGTTACTACTGTTCTGACTAAACTACATGCTGGTGGAAAATTTGGCAGTGGCAGCTATCAGGTTTCTGGTGGATTACATGGAGTGGGCATATCGGTAGTAAATGCCTTATCTGAATGGTTAGAGGTTACAGTAAGTAGAGATAAAAAAGTATATTGGCAGAGATTTGAAAGAGGGAAACCAGTTAGCGATTTAAAGGTGATTGATCGTACTACCAAGACTGGAACAAAAATAACTTATCGTTCGGATTCAGAGATTTTCGATGATATTACCATCAATTTTGATATTGTCGCTCATCGGCTAAAAGAGTTAGCCTTTTTAAATGCCGGGGTCAAGATTGAATTAATTGATGAACGAGAGAATGACAAAAATGCCACCTTTAAATATGATGGCGGGATTATTGAATTTGTAAAATATCTTAATAAAAACAGAGATGTTCTTTTTAGCAAGCCTTTTTATGTTAGCGGAAAGAAAGATGATATAGAAGTAGAAATAGCTATCCAATATAATACCGGATATTTAGAGAACATTCTTTCCTTTGCCAACAATATTAACACTGAAGAGGGCGGAACGCATTTAGCTGGTTTTAAAACTGCTCTAACTAAAGCTATTAACGATTATCTTAAAAATGATAGTATTCCCAATTCTAAAAAGTATTCTCTAAAAGGATTAGAACAGGGTCTTTCAGGGAACGACGTAAGGGAGGGATTAACCGCTGTAATTAGCGTAAAATTACTCAATCCCCAATTTGAAGGACAAACTAAAACAAAATTGGGCAATAATGAAGTAAAAGGTATTGTATCTTCTATTGTCAATGACAAACTGAGTACTTTTTTTATTGAAAATCCAGATACCATACAAAAGATACTGGCAAAATCTATCTCAGCTTATAAGGCTCGTGAGGCTGCCAGAAGAGCTCGGGAACTAGTCAGACAGAAAAATGGATTTAGCCTTGGTGCCCTGCCAGGGAAATTAGCTGATTGCTCAGAACGGGATCCATTTCATCGGGAGCTGTTTCTAGTAGAAGGTGATTCAGCAGGTGGTTCGGCTAAACAGGGTAGAGATCGTAAGTTTCAGGCCATTTTACCACTAAGAGGAAAAATTTTAAATGTAGAAAAGGCTCGTCTGCATAAAATTTTGACTAATAATGAAATAAAAGCCATTATTACTGCATCCGGTTTACAGATTGGTGATGATAACGAACTCGATCTATCTCAATTAAGGTACCATAAAATTATTATTATGACTGATGCTGATGTGGATGGAGAACATATTAAGACTTTACTATTAACACTCTTTTATCGTTACATGAGGCCGTTAGTAGAAAAAGGAAAAGTCTTTATTGCCAGGCCTCCTTTATATAAACTAAGCTATAATCAAAAAAACGAGTATTTTTTCAATGAAGAAGAAATGCAAAAAAAGATAAAAGAATTAAAAGGAAACTACACCATTCAACGTTATAAAGGACTTGGAGAAATGAATCCTATCCAATTATGGGAGACCACCATGAATCCTGAAACCAGAGTATTAAAGAGAGTTGAACTGGAAGATGCCTTAGAAGCGGATGAAATGTTTACCATTCTAATGGGAGGAAAGGTGGAACCAAGGAAGGAATTTATTTATCAGCATAGCGCTGAAGTAGTAGAATTAGATGTTTAG
- the gyrA gene encoding DNA gyrase subunit A — protein MSEDLKRNNQEEKEKIKVIGPQEIPTDITDEIKTSYLNYAMSVIVGRAIPDVRDGLKPVHRRVLYSMYKLGNTPDRPYKKSARIVGDTLGKYHPHGDMAVYDTIVRMAQDFSYRYPLVDGQGNFGSIDGDAAAAMRYTEIRMSHLAQEMLADIKKDTVDFIPNFDNSLEEPTVLPSPVPQLLINGASGIAVGMATNIPPHNLGEVIDACVLLIESPEATLEEIMKVLPGPDFPTGATIYGVSGIKEAYQTGKGIITLQAKVISENFEKKSKHAPVLVVKELPYQVNKANLVEEIASLVQDKKINDIIALRDESDRNGMRVVIELRKNANVNVLLNNLFKHTNLQTTFGINMLAIVDGKPKQLSIREALVYFLAHRKTVVERRSRYDLKQAQERAHIVEGLKIALANIDEIVQIIKKSKDVDSARQNLINRFQLSEKQAQAILDMRLQKLTSLETQKLEEEYLELIKRIAYLQEILENERKLMLTIKDELLDLKSKYADNRLTQIVKEEKELEVEDFIAEEDIVITYTKDGYLKRLPLNTYRKQRRGGRGVIGMGVKQEDLVDNLYITTNLHDILFFSNNGTVYRRRAYQIPEGGRTSRGIAVVNLLGIGKGERITTVIPIRELEFEKSRETNDLFLYMATKQGKVKKVPLHAFANLRNKEIIAISLNEGDELIGVRIANVDDNVILTTRKGKSAYFSGKKIRSMGRTAMGCRGISLAKDDYLIDISLVKSDSDEELLLITENGSGKRTPIKFYRLSKSRGGKGVKSIHLSKERGKVISVKIVNDRDELVVISQKGIIIRVPVKEISTTGRNSMGVKVMNLDKDDKVASVAIVPQSQVIE, from the coding sequence ATGAGCGAAGATTTAAAAAGAAATAATCAAGAAGAAAAAGAAAAGATAAAAGTAATAGGACCACAGGAAATTCCTACTGATATTACTGATGAAATTAAAACATCTTATTTGAATTACGCCATGAGCGTAATTGTAGGAAGGGCTATTCCTGATGTACGGGATGGATTAAAGCCGGTACATAGGCGTGTTCTTTATTCAATGTATAAACTGGGGAACACACCTGATAGACCATATAAAAAGTCTGCCAGAATCGTGGGAGATACTTTGGGTAAATACCATCCGCATGGGGATATGGCTGTCTATGATACCATTGTTAGAATGGCACAGGATTTTTCCTATCGTTATCCACTGGTAGATGGACAAGGGAATTTTGGTTCTATTGATGGTGACGCAGCAGCAGCTATGCGTTATACTGAAATTAGAATGTCACATCTTGCTCAGGAGATGCTTGCCGATATAAAAAAGGATACCGTTGATTTTATTCCTAATTTTGATAATTCACTGGAGGAACCTACCGTCTTACCGTCTCCTGTTCCTCAGTTGTTAATCAATGGTGCCTCTGGTATTGCAGTAGGTATGGCTACCAACATTCCTCCCCATAATCTGGGAGAAGTAATTGATGCCTGTGTTCTGCTAATTGAAAGCCCGGAGGCTACCTTAGAAGAAATCATGAAAGTTCTGCCTGGTCCGGATTTCCCTACTGGTGCCACAATATATGGTGTTTCTGGAATTAAAGAAGCCTACCAAACCGGAAAGGGTATTATTACTCTACAGGCTAAGGTAATTTCGGAAAATTTTGAGAAAAAAAGCAAACATGCCCCGGTACTAGTGGTAAAAGAATTACCTTATCAGGTCAATAAAGCTAACCTGGTTGAAGAAATAGCATCACTGGTACAGGATAAAAAAATTAATGACATCATTGCCTTAAGAGATGAATCAGATAGAAATGGGATGCGTGTTGTTATCGAGTTGAGAAAAAACGCCAATGTCAATGTGCTATTAAATAATTTATTTAAACATACTAATCTACAAACAACTTTTGGTATTAATATGCTGGCCATTGTAGATGGAAAACCAAAACAACTCAGTATTCGGGAGGCACTGGTCTATTTTTTAGCTCATCGCAAGACGGTTGTTGAAAGGCGTTCCCGATATGATTTAAAACAAGCCCAGGAAAGAGCTCATATTGTAGAAGGATTAAAAATTGCCCTGGCCAATATTGATGAAATTGTGCAGATTATTAAAAAATCAAAGGATGTTGATTCAGCCCGGCAGAACCTAATAAATCGATTCCAGCTCAGTGAAAAGCAAGCCCAGGCTATTCTAGATATGCGTTTACAGAAACTTACCTCTCTGGAGACCCAAAAACTGGAAGAAGAGTATCTGGAACTGATCAAAAGAATTGCCTATTTACAGGAAATTCTGGAAAATGAGAGGAAATTGATGTTGACTATAAAGGATGAATTATTAGATTTGAAGAGTAAATATGCTGATAATAGGCTTACCCAGATTGTTAAAGAAGAAAAAGAGCTAGAAGTAGAAGATTTTATTGCCGAAGAGGATATCGTTATTACCTATACCAAAGATGGATACCTGAAAAGATTACCCTTAAATACCTATCGGAAACAGCGAAGGGGGGGCAGAGGAGTAATCGGCATGGGAGTTAAACAAGAGGATCTGGTCGATAATCTTTATATTACCACAAACTTACATGACATCTTATTTTTCTCTAACAATGGGACTGTTTATAGGAGGAGAGCATATCAGATTCCAGAAGGGGGGAGAACTTCTCGCGGTATTGCAGTCGTTAATTTATTAGGCATTGGCAAGGGTGAGAGAATTACAACTGTTATTCCTATTCGTGAATTAGAATTTGAAAAATCTCGTGAGACTAATGATTTATTTCTCTATATGGCAACCAAACAGGGGAAAGTTAAGAAGGTTCCTCTTCACGCTTTTGCAAACCTGAGAAATAAAGAGATTATAGCTATCTCTTTAAATGAGGGAGATGAGTTAATCGGAGTAAGGATAGCCAACGTTGATGATAACGTTATTTTAACCACAAGAAAAGGAAAATCTGCTTACTTTTCTGGAAAGAAAATTCGTTCCATGGGTCGAACTGCCATGGGATGTCGCGGAATTTCTCTGGCTAAAGATGATTATCTAATTGACATTAGCTTGGTGAAATCCGATTCTGACGAAGAATTACTGCTGATTACTGAAAATGGGTCAGGTAAGAGAACTCCCATAAAATTTTATCGACTTTCTAAAAGCAGAGGAGGTAAAGGCGTTAAATCAATTCATCTAAGTAAAGAGAGGGGCAAGGTAATTTCTGTTAAAATAGTAAATGACAGAGATGAGTTGGTTGTGATTAGCCAAAAAGGAATTATTATTCGTGTTCCTGTTAAGGAGATAAGCACAACTGGCAGGAATTCTATGGGTGTTAAGGTTATGAATCTGGATAAGGATGACAAAGTAGCCAGCGTAGCTATTGTACCCCAATCTCAGGTTATAGAATAA
- a CDS encoding homoserine dehydrogenase: MWNKEIGIGILGLGNVGGGTLAILEMNKAFIEQEIFPYKIKIVGLADLDANREPKSKVDYLFFTTVAQGVIKHPDIQIVIEAIGGEYPAYNLIKQALEKGKHVVTPNKEVVAKHGYELLEIAHKNNVQFLFEASVGSAIPILEVILNILTSCPLSEISGILNGTTNYILDLMWEQNITQKEALKKAQNMGYAEADPSKDINGLDAMYKMFILATLGFRGRLNLNQINYSGIGHIALDDIQLAKQLGYRIKLLATARKKYNELDFRISPVLIKEDHLLSNIQGANNGIFLSGNGYGDLFFSGAGAGGIAGASMIISDIIRIIRKPQNFEYNFLLKDFEELKIEKLDQVEHSYFLKIKIGNKQEDRENIRNVLLKNSLLVDGVSEIKHKDNTLTIGFIIDSIEERKAKEAIREIKKVNYIQAIDYLEVYQKAIQK, from the coding sequence ATGTGGAATAAAGAGATAGGTATTGGTATTTTGGGACTGGGGAATGTAGGAGGAGGCACTCTGGCAATTTTGGAGATGAATAAAGCTTTTATTGAGCAAGAAATATTTCCCTATAAAATAAAAATAGTTGGTCTGGCTGATTTAGATGCTAACAGGGAGCCTAAGTCTAAAGTGGACTACCTTTTTTTTACTACTGTAGCCCAGGGAGTTATTAAACATCCTGACATCCAGATTGTCATAGAAGCAATCGGAGGCGAGTACCCCGCCTATAATCTGATTAAACAAGCTTTAGAGAAAGGCAAACATGTAGTAACACCTAACAAGGAAGTGGTAGCAAAACATGGATATGAATTGCTCGAAATTGCTCATAAGAATAATGTTCAATTCTTATTCGAAGCCTCTGTGGGAAGTGCTATTCCTATTCTAGAAGTTATTTTGAATATTCTAACATCATGTCCACTTAGTGAGATTAGCGGAATTTTAAATGGCACCACCAATTACATTCTGGATTTGATGTGGGAACAGAATATAACTCAGAAAGAAGCGTTGAAAAAGGCACAGAATATGGGTTATGCAGAGGCAGATCCCAGCAAAGATATTAATGGATTGGATGCTATGTATAAGATGTTTATTCTGGCTACCCTTGGCTTTAGAGGAAGGTTGAATTTGAACCAGATTAATTATTCCGGCATTGGCCATATTGCCCTTGATGATATTCAGTTAGCAAAACAGCTTGGTTATCGTATTAAATTACTAGCCACAGCCAGAAAAAAATATAATGAATTAGATTTCCGGATTAGCCCTGTTTTAATTAAAGAGGATCATCTGCTTTCTAATATTCAGGGTGCCAATAATGGGATATTTTTATCTGGCAATGGCTATGGAGATTTATTCTTTTCTGGTGCAGGCGCAGGGGGCATCGCTGGGGCTAGCATGATTATCAGCGATATTATAAGAATTATCAGAAAGCCCCAGAACTTTGAATATAATTTTTTGCTTAAAGATTTTGAAGAATTGAAGATTGAAAAACTGGATCAGGTTGAGCATTCATATTTTCTGAAAATCAAAATAGGAAATAAGCAAGAAGATAGAGAAAATATAAGGAATGTTTTGTTAAAGAATAGTCTATTAGTGGATGGAGTTTCAGAGATAAAACACAAAGATAATACCTTAACCATAGGCTTTATCATTGATTCAATAGAGGAAAGGAAAGCAAAAGAGGCTATAAGAGAAATAAAAAAAGTTAATTATATTCAAGCAATAGATTATCTCGAGGTATATCAGAAGGCAATACAAAAATAG